CGACGCATCCGCTCACCCGGCCCCGACGCTCGCAGGGCCCCACGCCCAGCGGCCGGGCACTCAACCCCCGCTCCGCTCCGCTAGCGGCACGTCCATCAGCGCCGCCACCTCCGCGCTGTACCCGCCGGGCCCCTCGCCGTGCACGATGAGCGGCGCGCGCACCGACAGGCCCCGGTCCTGGTCCCGCAGTGCCTGCACCAGGAAGCGCGTGGCGGGTGCGTCCACCCGCGCATGGACGGCGCGCAGCACCCGGGGGAACAACCGCGCGCTCGCGAGCACCCCCAGCACCTCCGCCAGCCGCGCCGCCGGATACACCAGGCTCACGCCACCCTCGGGCCGCAGGGCATGCCGCGCCGCCGCGACCACGGACGGCGCGTCGCAGGCCACCTCCGACTTGGACACGGCCCGCTCCGCGTCCGGGCTCACCACGCCCGCCTCGGCCCGGCGGAACGGCGGGTTGGACACCACCTGCCCGTAGGCCCCGGGCGTGAACAGCGACCGCGCCTGCCGCAGGTCCCCGAGCACCGGCCGCACCCGGCCCTCGCACCCGTTGAGCGCCACCGCGCGCGTCAGCCGTCCGTGCACCGCGGGCTGGAGCTCCAGCGCGTCCACCGGGCCCGCGACGCCGAACTGCTTCACCAGCAGCAGCGACACCACGCCGCTGCCCGCGCCCAGCTCCAGCACGGGCCCGGGCAGGTCACCGCCCTCCGTGGCCGCGAAGTGCGCCAGCAGCACCGCGTCCAACGTGAAGCGGTAGCCCGTGCGGCGCTGGAACACGCGCACGTCCGCGGTGCCAATGGAGTCCAGCGTCTCGCCGTCCTCCAGCTTGACGGGCTCCACGGTCAGCGCGCGCCGTGCATCCGCTCGGCCACGTCCAGCACGCGCGCCTCGCAGGAGACGCCGTCCAGGTGGCTGGCCTCCACCAGACCCGTGGGGCTGGTGACGTTCACCTCCGTGAGGTAGTCGCCCAGCACGTCGATGCCCACCAGCGTCAGCCCCTTCTCCTGGAGCGACGGCTTGAGGCGCTTGCAGATGTGGAGGTCGCGCTCGGTGATGGCCGCCTTCATCGGCGTGCCGCCCGCGGCCATGTTGCCCCGGTGGTCCGCGTCCGACGGCACGCGCAGCACCGCGCCCACGGGGTCTCCATCCACCAGGATGATGCGCTTGTCGCCCAGGCGGCTCTCCGGCACGTAGGCCTGCGCGAGGATGGGCTCCTTCCCACCCTGCGTGAGCAGCTCCACCATGGAGCGCGCGTTGCGGTCCCCCGGGGCGAGGAACAGGATGCCCTTGCCCCCGAACCCGTCGATGGGCTTGAGGATGGTGCCCTGCGCGTTCTTCGCCGCGAACTCCAGCACCACGGACAGCTCACGCGTGACGCGCGTCTCCGGCATCAGGTCCGGGAAGTTCAGCGTGAAGAGCTTCTCGTTCGCGTCGCGGATGCCGGACGGGTTGTTGATGAAGATGGGGGCGCGGTCCGGACACAGCTCCACCAGTTGCGTGGCGTGCAGATAGTCCGCGTCCACCGGCGGGTCCTTGCGCAGGAAGAGCACGTCCAGCTTCGACAGCGGCCGCACGTCCTCGCTCAGCACGTCGAAGTGGTGGCCTGGCTCACGCCGCACCTTCACCCGGCGCATGCGCGCCTCCGAGCACCGGCCGTTGAAGCGCAGCCAGCCCTGCTCGAAGTAATAGACGTCGTGCCCCCGCCGCTGTGCCTCCAGCATCAACGAGAACGTCGTGTCGTGGTCCACCCGCACGCTCTCGAGCGGGTCCATCAGGAAGCCTAGGGAGAGGGCCATGTGGGGGCGGAAGATAGCGGACGCCCTCCGCCCGTGCCGCTCCTTCGAGCATGCCTTCGTCCACGCCGGAACGGACGCGGGCCCTCAGCGGCCCGGCAGCTCCCTCAGCTTGAGGTTGAGGCGCACGGGCTTGCCCGCCTCCACCGGCACGGCGAGCACGCGGCGCTTCTTGTCCTCGCCCACCAGGACCAGCTCCGCCTGTCCCACAGGCAGGGAGTGCTTCACCAGCGGCGCGCGGCCCAGGGACTTGTTCTTGAAGAAGATCTCCGCGGGCTCATCCAGGAACAGCGTCACCTCGCCCCGGGCCTTGCCCTTGCGGCTGCTCCGGGTGGCGGTGGCGTCGTCCCGGTCGTTGTCCCGGTCCTTCGCGCCTGCCCGGTCGCGGTCCTTGTCCTTGTCGCCGGCCCGGGTGTCGGCCCGGGTGTCCTTGTCGGCATCCGCGACGGCCTCGTCTCCGCCGGGCACGGGGGCGTTGGGCGGCCGGATGGGGACCATGGCGCCCAGGTTCATGGGCGAGGGTGGGGGCGCCTTCTCCTCGGCCTCCAGCAGCTGAGTGAGCCGGAACGCGCCGTAGGCCAGGCCCAGGAACAGCGACAGGGACAGGAGCGCCCACACCGCGCCCAGCTTCGAGCGCTTCACCGGAGGCGCGGTCTCGTCGCTGCCGGGGAGCTCCTCGCGCAGCTTCGCGATCTCCGCCTTCCTGCGCGCCTCCACCACGCTGAGCGCGGTGCTCTTGCGCTCCGGCAGGTAGGGGCCGTCATCCTTCTGGAGCGCCCGCTTCGCCGACGCCAGCACCTGGCTGCTGGTGGTGACGTCCGCGCTCTCCAGCAGGGACCGCGTGGCCGCCATGCGCTCCGCGAACAGGCTCTTCATGAGCGCGGCGCGCTGGTCCGCGTCCATCAGCTTGCCGCCGGCCGCCTTCTCGATGGCGCGCGCCATGTCCCGCCCGGACGGGTAGCGGCGGTCCACGTTGCGCTCCAGCGCGCGCATCACCACGCGGGAGATGTCCTCGGAGATGTGCGGCAGGAGCACGGACGGCCACGGGATGGCGTCCTCGAGGATCTTCACCATCTCGTCGCGCTCGGTCTTGCCCGCGAAGAGCCGCTCGCCGGTGATGAGCTCGTGCATCACCACACCCACGGAGAACAGGTCGCTGCGACCGTCGAGCGGATCGCCGCGCACCTGCTCCGGGGACATGTACCCGGTGGTGCCCTTCACCGTGCCCACGCTGGTGCGCTCCAGGCTGTTCTTCGCCTTGGCGATGCCGAAGTCGAGCAGCTTCACGGTGCCGTCGTAGGTCACCATGATGTTCTTCTGCGCCACGTCGCGGTGGATGACGGGGCTGGGCTGCCCGCCGGGGGACGTGAAGGTGTGCGCGTAGTGCAGGGCCAGGCACACGTCGCGGGCCACGGACAGGGTGAAGGCCAGCGGCACCGGCTGGCGCTTCTTCATGCACGCGCTGGTGACCTGGTTGAGGTTCTGCCCGCCGATGAACTCCATGGCCAGGTAGAGCCCGTCGTCCTCCTCCCCCAGGTCGAACACCTGCGCGATGTTCGGGTGGTTGAAGGCCGCGGTGATGCGCGCCTCGTCCAGGAACATGCGGACGAACTGATCATTGGAGCGCGCGTCCGGGAGGATGCGCTTGAGCACCACGTACTTGCGGAAGCCGCCCGGGCCCGACGTGTAGCCCAGGAACAGCTCCGCCATGCCGCCCACGGTCAGCTGCGTGAGCACCTCGTACTTCCCGATGCGCTCGCCCCGATGGAAGTCGATGAGCTCATCCTCCAGCGCCTTCGAAAAATGGCGCCCGCGTCGTGAAGAAAGCCGGGCCGGACCATAACAGGGCTGTTGCATCCCGGGTCCTTCTTGCCGGCGTGATGCCTGCCAGGTCCCTGTGGATCACCTGTGGAGGGTGTGGATGTCCCTGTGGATAACCGGGGGCCCGGAAGCCCGCCTGTGGATGCCCGGGGGAAACCGGCAATTTGCCCACATGTAGCAGATCGCCGATTCGTGAATGATTCCCGAAGCTTGCTGACTTGTCCCCAACTCCGCTTCCCCTACCGCTTCCACCAGTTGATCAACACTCCAATTAGACTGGTGAAAAGAAGCAGGGCCCGTGCACAAGTCGGAAACCGACAGGCATCCGGCGCAGGGACACGCTGCTACAGGAGCGTGGCGCGAAGCCGCTCCAGCAGCCCGGGCAGTTCCTGGAGCAGCTGCCGGTCCAGGTCCTCCAGGGCGGCGCGGTGCATGACCAGGTCCTCGGGCTCCCGGTCCGCGGTCATCATGCGCTGCAGGCCTCGCAGGCGCTGGTTGCGCTGGACCAGGCGGGCCAGGGTGTCGTCCAGCTCCTCCGCGAGCGCCGAGTCCAGGTGCAGCTCCTGGCCCACCAGCTCCCGCAGCTGCTCCACGCGGTAGGTGAGCTCCCAGCTCTCCTCGTAGCCCGCGCGCCGGGGCAGCATCTGCCCATACGTCCACCGCTCGCTCACCAGGGCCTCTAGTGCGGCCGGGGCCGGGTGAGGCCGGTCAGGGACAGCCGGGTGCGCATGGGGTCCAGCTCCACGTGCATCCGGCAGTCCGCCACGTCCAGGCGCAGGGTGTAGGGGGGACAGGGCGTGTGTCCCGAGTGGTTCTCGGAGGCCTGCGTGCCCATGCGGAACAACTCGGCCAGCACCGCCCGCCGGACCTCCGCCGACAGTCCGTCCACGGTGGACTGCACACCCCGGGCGATGAGCACCGTGAAGGCCTGCAATCCTGGAGAATCGTCCGTCGGTCCGGCCAGGGTCATGTCCGCGCCCGTTGCCAGAACCGTACCCTGCGACAGGCCTGTCGTTCCGGGGGGTTGGAAGGGCTCGAAACCCTTGGGGCTGAAAAAAACTCAGCCATGGAAGTGCCCAATCCTGAAAGCCCTGGGGGTGGGGTGCCGTGGGACACGGGGATGAAGAGGGGTGTAAAGGCAGGGGCGGGAGGGCTCGATGGCGCGCATGCGGACGGTGGGCAGTGGGGGCCGGATGGCCCTGGCAATGGCCCTGGCGGCCCTGGTGGCCTTCGGGAGCGCCTGCCGGGAGGAACCCCCGCTGACGGGCGCCAGGAGCCTCCTACGGGTCTCCCAAGAGGCCGTGGCGTTCCCGGCCAGCTACCCCCGGGTGGAGCGCGTGGTGGAGGTGCGGGTGGTGAACGCGGGCCGGACGACGCTGGACGTGGAGTGGACGGCGCTGGCCGCCCCCTTCGCCGCGGACGGGCTGCCCACGCGGATGGCGCCGGGGGAGGTCCCGGTCCGGCTGTCCTACCGGCCGGAGGCCACGGGCGTGCTGACGGCCACGCTGGTGGGCCGGGCGCCGGGGGGCGGGGAGGTGCGGGTGGAGCTGCGCGGGGAGGCGAACCCGTACCCGGACTGCCCCACGCCGGTGGCCTGCCACACCTCCACGTTCGACGTGGCGACGGAGAAGTGCGTGGAGACGCAAGCGCCGGACGGCGCGGCCTGCGACCCGGGCAACGCGTGCATCCAGGACGCCACGTGCGCGGCCGGGCGGTGCAAGGGGGCGGAGCGCGTCTGCGACGACGGCAACGCGTGCACCACGGACGTGTGTAACCCGCTGGACGGCTGCACGTCGGTGCCGGCGCCGCCGTGTCCGGGGGATGGGAAGTGCCAGGTGGGCGCGTGCGACCCGAAGGTGGGGTGCACGCTGGCGAAGGCGCCGGACGGGACGTTCTGCGGCCCGGAGCGCGGCTGTGACGCGGCGGACGTGTGCCTGGACGGGACGTGCCAGCGCCGCGACCCGCCGGACAACTTCACCTGCGCGCCCGCCAGCCCCTGCCAGGCTCCGGGGAAGTGCAAGGGCTCCGTCTGCGAGCGCCCCGCCGCGACGGCGCTGACGCCGGACTGGACCTACGACGCGGCCTCCAACGGCGAGTCGCTGCATGACCTGCTGGTGGGGCCCACGGGGGACGTGACGCTGGTGGGCTTCTTCGTGCCGGCGCTGCTGGACGCGGCGGGCCCGGTGCCGGTGCGCGCGAGCGTGTCCGGGCGCCGGTGCATGCTGTGGAACGACCGGCTGTTGTGCATGGACCTGCCGCTGTCCGGGCAGGTGTCGCTCTTGGACCGGGTGACAGGCTCGCCGCGGTGGACGTTCGATTTGACGACGGCGCGGCCGGACTTCACGCAGGGGCTGACGACGGTGTTCATGGCGCGGCTGGGGGTGATGCAGCCGGACCGGCTGGCGGCCCTCTTCGAGGCGTACCCGGCGGGCACGTCGCGCGACACGCTGTGCCGACAGTACTTCCTGGTGGTGTTGGATGCCTTTGGCGGGATGGTGTCCGCGCAGGCGTTGCAGGATCCGCTGCTCGCCGAGTGCAACCACCCGCATCCGTATGGCGTCGCCTCCGACGCGGCGGGGGATCTGTACCTGGCGTTCGGGCCCACGCAGAACGTGGGGGCGCCGCTGTATCCGGGAGCGCCCACGTTGTTGATGGCGTTCTCGCAGGACGGGGTGCCGCGCTGGCGCAAGACGGAGGCCTTCGCCGCGGGGGAGCTCGCCATCGTGAACGGCGTCCTGCTCAACGAGCGCTCCACGCAGGCGCTGCGCACGCAGGACGGGCAGGCGGTGGGCTCCCAGACCTTCCCGAGGACGCTGGGCCGCGCGGTGGCGACGTCCGGGCACGTGATCCCCTCGCCATCGGAAGATGACACCGCGGGCGGGTGGACGCTGGAGGGCTACGCGTTGCCGGAGCTCACGCCGTCCTGGACGCACGGGTTCCAGGGGTGGCCGGGGCCGGTGGCGCCGGAGGTGCGGCTGGCGAGCTGGGCGACCTGGCCGGGCCAACCGCCGGAGACGGTGGTGGTGGGCACGGGCATGAGCGCGGCGGGGCCGGTGCTGTTCGCGGTGAGCGCGAAGGACGGCAGCGAGGTGTTCCAGTGCCCGGTGCCGAACGCGGCCACGCCCGCGCAGTTCCTGGAGCTGGGGCCGGACAGCATCGTGATGATGGACGGGGCGGAGACGTGCGGCGACTGCGATCCGCCGTATGCCTACAGCCAGGGGCGCTTCCGGCGCTTCCCGATTCCCGGCCTGAAGCCCGCGGAGGAACCCTGGCCCGGAACCTTCGGCGGGCCAGGGCACGACCATCACGAGGACCCGGTGCGCGGGCGCTGAGTCCCCATGACGCGCATCACGGCGTGAGCGCGGTCCAGTCGCTGTTGGGCACGGCGACGGAGAAGTTGTACGTGCCGTTGGTCCAGCACAGGCCGTAGGGGCCCAGCTGGCTGCTGTTGCTCGCGTCGAGCGCGGGCCAGGCGCTCACCGTGTAGATCTGGATGCCGGAGGAGCGCACGCGCGGGAACGCGGGGCAGCGCTGCGCCACGTCCATCAGGTAGTGCGACTCCCACATCGTCCAGCCCGTGGCGAAGCCGGAGTTGCCGCAGATGGGCGTCAGCTTCTCCTCCCAGACCCCCAGGGTGAAGTTGTAGAGCAGGCCGTGCGCGCAGCCGCTGCCGTCCTTGTAGGCCTCCGTGAAGTAGCGCTCCTCGCCGTCCAGCACGCGCACGTATTTGCCCTTCCACGTCGCGTCCATGCCCTCGAAGGTCTGCCAGCCGGTGGCGCCGTCGAAGCCGCAGTGGTCCCAGAAGCCGTGCGCGTGCGCCGTCGTCGCCATGCCCGAATAGCGCCAGTGCGCCGTCACCGTCTCCACGCATGAGTAGTTCGCCGGCATGTGCGTGGGCGCATAGATGGTCGTCCCGATCGCGTTGTCCGGGATGACCAGGTCCGTCTGCGCGTCGTTGGCCGCGAAGATGCCCTGGCCCTGGTTCACCCAGAAGCCCCGGTCCCCGGAGCCCGGGAAGATGTCCGGGATGGGGTCTCGAGGACGCGGACGGCTGGAGCGCTCCGGCAGCCGCGCCGCCGCGCCCTTCAACACCTCGTTCGCCTGCGGTTGGGTGTTGGGAATCGCCTGGCCGTGCACCTTCTCGTCGAAGGGCTGCGGCGCCGCCGTCAGCTCCTGACCTTCCGGCACCGGCACGCCGTACGGCAGATGGGCCGTCTCCTCCGCCAGCACCGGCGCGCCCACCAGACCCACCACCACCGTCACGGCCTTCCACGATGTTCCACGCATGTGTCATCCCTCTCCGGTTGGAGTTGAGAGGGATTAAAACAGCTTAAGCAGTAAAAATAGCAATAGTTGATTACCGTCTAGGGCTCAAGTCCAGGATGCACCCCTCGCGCAATGTTCCATCCGCGTCGTGCGTGAGGGGCAGTCCCACCGCGATGACATGCTCGGGCCGCGTGCGCGTGAGCCACCCCAGCCACGCGCAGAGTGCGGCATCCAGTTGGTCGTGCGTGCACGTCCCCGCGTCCTCGAAGCGCAGCCCGGACGCCTCCAGCAGGGCCTGTCTCCGGGCGCGTCCCTCCGGCGTGGACTTTGCCCCCAACTTCTCCACAGCCAGCGCGCGCCAGGTGGCGCCGGGGAAGGCTTCGAACAGGCGCGCGTGTGACAGCGACGGCGTGTCCAGGTCCAGCATCGGCACCCGGGCATGGGTCCGCAGCGCGGCGAACAGCAGCACGCTGCCGCGCACGAAGCCCGCGAAGGGCGCACCGGGCAGGGGCAGCACGTCCGGGGTGCGGCCCGGGGCGCGCAGCCGCGCTTCCGCGTCCCGCACCTTCGCGCCGGGATTGGCCAGCGCCTGCGGCCCGTCCACCACCACCACGTCACCGGGTCCCACGGCGAAGGCCTCCGCGAGCGCCTCCGGGTCCAGCCCATGCCCGGCCCGTGCCGGGGGCCAGACGCGCTGGGAGAAGCGCACGCGGCCGTTACCGTCCACGACAGCCTCGTCCACGGGGCGGGGCGCGCGGGCGAAGGGGTCCGTCAGGTCCCAGCCCACGAAGCGGCGCGCGTCCGTCATCGCGTGCCTTCCTGCTGCGGGGCCGTGCACCGGACGTTAAGAGGGGCCGCCTTCACTTCCACCCAAGGTGACACGCACATGCACTACCGTCCGCTGGGCCGCACCGGCCTGTTTGTCTCTGAACTGTGTTTCGGCGCCATGACCTTCGGTGGCGAGGGCTACTGGAAGAACATCGGGCAGCAGGGACAGGCGGAGGCCGACGCGCTGGTGGGCCGGTGCCTGGACGCGGGCATCAACTTCTTCGACACCGCGAACGTGTATTCGTACGGGCAGTCGGAGGAGCTGCTCGGCAAGGCGCTGGCCCCGAAGCGTTCGCAGGTGGTGCTGGCCACCAAGGTGCGCGGCCGCATGGGCCCGGGCCAGAACGAGACCGGCCTGTCGCGCTACCACCTCTTCGACTCCGTGCACGCGAGCCTCAAGCGCCTGGGCACGGACCACATCGACCTCCTGCAGATCCACGGCTACGACGTGGCCACGCCGCTGGAGGAGACGCTGCGCGCGCTGGACGACCTCGTGCGCCAGGGCAAGGTGCGCTACCTGGGCGCGTCCAACCTGGCCGCGTGGCAGTTGATGAAGGCGCTGGGCATCAGCGACCACCGCGGCCTGTCCCGCTTCGAATCGCTCCAGGCCTACTACTCCATCGCCGGCCGCGACCTGGAGCGGGAGCTGGTGCCGCTGATGAAGGACCAGGGGGTGGGCCTGATGGTGTGGAGCCCGCTCGCGGGCGGCTTCCTCTCCGGCAAGTACCGCCGCGACGCCGAAGGCCCCGAGGGCGCCCGCCGCACCACCTTCGACTTCCCGCCCGTGGACCGCGAGCGCGCGTACAACGCCATCGACGTGATGGACGAGGTCGCGAAGGAGACGGGCACCAGCGTGGCGCGCGTGGCGCTCGCGTGGCTCCTGCACCAGCCGCACGTCACCACCGTCATCCTCGGCGCGAAGACGCAGGCCCAGTTGGAGGACAACCTGGCCGCGTCCGAGCTGCGCCTCGGCGCCGAGCAGCTCGCGAAGCTCGACGCCGTCTCCAGGCTGCCCCCCGAGTACCCGGGCTGGATGGTGGAGCGTCAGAACGCGGACCGCCTCCCTCCGGCCCGCTGAACCGGTTGCTCGCGGAGTCCCGCGCGTGCGGAGTTTTCCATCATCGCTGGATGGACCCGACCTGACGCGTCTCAACGACGCACCGTGTGAAAGCGGTGCGTTCGTTTTTACAGTCCGTCAGGGACGGCAGGCGCGTTGGGGGCGCGGATTCCCCTGCGAGTCTCGTGGCGAAAGCGACGCTGGGTGTTTGGGATTGAGGCCAACTTCCAATATCTTGGGGACTGCGAAGCGTTCGGTCACTCGAGCGCGTTCCATGGGGCCCACGCGCCTGTCCGTCAGCACTCCGGTGCGGTCGGCATCCACGTGGAAGGTAGGACGGTCGCCCGGATGACCTTGGAGGTCCGGTGTGCGGCGTCTCTTTTTGCTCCGTGGGGGGCCTATCCGGGCCCCGGGAACTCCCCGGGGCCCGGCTAACCTTTCCCGGGACCGCTGCTAGTTCGAGGCGTCGAGGCGCGAGCCGCCGCTGACCTCGACGTTGGCGTTCTGGGGCCGCTTCGACAGGCGGATGATGCTGCCGCCGGAGGCGTCACCGGAGACGCTGGCGGGGGCATCGGCCTCCACGATGGAGCCGCCGCTGGCCTCCACCTGGAGCGCGGAGAGGCCCTGGAGTTTCTGGGCATGCACCTGCGCGCCGCCGCTGGCCTCGGCGTCCAGATGGGTGGCGCGGCCGCTGAGGGTGATTTCGGAGCCGCCGCTGGACTCGGCCTCCACGTTCTTGGCGTCCACGCCGCTCACCCTGAGCACCGCGCCGCCGCTGGCCTCCGCGTCGAACTCATCGGACGCGGTGACCTCCGCGTTCATGTGGCTGCCGCCGCTGGCCTCCACATGGTCGATGCGGGGCGAGGACACGATGAGCCTCACCGTGCCGTTGAGGCGGCTCCAGCCCTTGCGCTCGACGTTCGTGGTGAGGATGCCGTCCTCCACCTCCAACTTGATGCGGGAGAGGTTCTCAGGGGAGCCCTCCAGGCGGACGGACTTGGGGCCCACCTTCACCTCCGCGTGCATGCCGTGACCCACGGAGACGCCGTGGAAGTCCTCCACCTGGCGCGTCTCGCCAGAGCCCTGGGAGGGTTTGACCGCGTCCTCCGCGTGGGCGGTGCAGGCGGTGGTGGCGAGGCAGCAGGCGGCGAGCAGGGACAGCGAGGACATCCTCATGGGCGGCTCCGGGCGAGGCGCGAGGACGTGGGAGCACGTCCCGGCGGAATGCCTCGGGTACGCAGGACCCCAGCGGTTGATTGCGTGGCGCCGCGCGAAGCTGTCCGACAGCCGGACAGGCTCAGGGGTTGGCCAGCATCTCCAGGGGGACCCGGACGGAGGTGATGTCGTCGGGTTTGATCTCCACGAGGAGCTTCAGGGGCCGGCCGGTGCCATCCATGAGCTTCAGGGTGTGCCGGCCCACCGGGAGGGCGACCTTGGTGAGCGGCGTTTCGCCCAGGGAACGGCCAGCCAGGGACACGCGGGCGGAGGGCTCCGTGACCAGGGTGAGGAAGCCCTGGGGCGCGGCCGCTTCGGTGGCGCTCTCATCCGGAGCGGGGAGGTCGCCTTCCGAGTCCTCTGTGGGCGCGGCGGTGCGGGGCTTGCCGCGGACCGGGGTGGCCGCCGGGTCGCTGGCGTCGCGCTTGGCCTTGCGGACGGGGGTGCGCGTCTTGGCCTTCAGGGGCTGGGAATCGTCGGTGGCGGAGTCGTCGCTGGGAGGCGGGTCCGTGGGAGCAGCGGGTTCGGCGGGAGGAGTGGCCTCGGCGACCGCGGTGGAGGGGTCCGGAGTGGCGGGTTCGGTGGGCGCGGGCTTCCGGGCCTCGGGCTCGGAAGGAGGCGGTGGAGAAGTTGTGGATGAGTTCGCGTCTGGCTTGCGAGAGAGCGCGGAGCTCCACAGCGCGGACACGCGGCCGCCGTCGAGCCCCAGGGCGACAGTGGTTCCGAGGCCCGCGATGGCGAGGAACACGATGCCGGCGGCGATGAGTCCGCCCTTGCCACGGCGGGGGGCGGGGGCATCGGCGAGGAAGTCGTGAGGTTCGGTGGGGCGGCCAGAGGCGCGCGCCGGGGTGGAGCGGGCGGGAGGCGAGGACTGCTTGCGGGAGGACGGCGAGCGGCGGACCGCGGGTGTCTTCTCGGGGGCCTCTTCGGGAGGCAGGGACGGCACGCGGGAGATGGCCGTCTCGCCGTCGTTCAGCAGGGCCTGTGGCGGGGTGTGGGGCTGGGTGACGCGGAGGCTGTCCTGCGTGGCGGACCGTGAGGGCCGGGGACGGGAGTCTTCCGCGCTGTTGTTCGAGGCGTCGCGGCCCGACCGGGCACGTGCGTCGGCGGATCCGTTCGCGGCGTCACGGCCCGACCGGGCACGTGCATCGTCGGTGGATCCATTCGAATCGCGGCCTGACCGGGCACGCGAATCATCGGCGGATCCGTTCGCGGCGTCACGGCCCGACCGAGCACGGGCATCCTC
The sequence above is drawn from the Corallococcus sp. NCRR genome and encodes:
- a CDS encoding tRNA1(Val) (adenine(37)-N6)-methyltransferase; protein product: MEPVKLEDGETLDSIGTADVRVFQRRTGYRFTLDAVLLAHFAATEGGDLPGPVLELGAGSGVVSLLLVKQFGVAGPVDALELQPAVHGRLTRAVALNGCEGRVRPVLGDLRQARSLFTPGAYGQVVSNPPFRRAEAGVVSPDAERAVSKSEVACDAPSVVAAARHALRPEGGVSLVYPAARLAEVLGVLASARLFPRVLRAVHARVDAPATRFLVQALRDQDRGLSVRAPLIVHGEGPGGYSAEVAALMDVPLAERSGG
- the gshB gene encoding glutathione synthase, with the protein product MALSLGFLMDPLESVRVDHDTTFSLMLEAQRRGHDVYYFEQGWLRFNGRCSEARMRRVKVRREPGHHFDVLSEDVRPLSKLDVLFLRKDPPVDADYLHATQLVELCPDRAPIFINNPSGIRDANEKLFTLNFPDLMPETRVTRELSVVLEFAAKNAQGTILKPIDGFGGKGILFLAPGDRNARSMVELLTQGGKEPILAQAYVPESRLGDKRIILVDGDPVGAVLRVPSDADHRGNMAAGGTPMKAAITERDLHICKRLKPSLQEKGLTLVGIDVLGDYLTEVNVTSPTGLVEASHLDGVSCEARVLDVAERMHGAR
- a CDS encoding serine/threonine protein kinase, whose product is MQQPCYGPARLSSRRGRHFSKALEDELIDFHRGERIGKYEVLTQLTVGGMAELFLGYTSGPGGFRKYVVLKRILPDARSNDQFVRMFLDEARITAAFNHPNIAQVFDLGEEDDGLYLAMEFIGGQNLNQVTSACMKKRQPVPLAFTLSVARDVCLALHYAHTFTSPGGQPSPVIHRDVAQKNIMVTYDGTVKLLDFGIAKAKNSLERTSVGTVKGTTGYMSPEQVRGDPLDGRSDLFSVGVVMHELITGERLFAGKTERDEMVKILEDAIPWPSVLLPHISEDISRVVMRALERNVDRRYPSGRDMARAIEKAAGGKLMDADQRAALMKSLFAERMAATRSLLESADVTTSSQVLASAKRALQKDDGPYLPERKSTALSVVEARRKAEIAKLREELPGSDETAPPVKRSKLGAVWALLSLSLFLGLAYGAFRLTQLLEAEEKAPPPSPMNLGAMVPIRPPNAPVPGGDEAVADADKDTRADTRAGDKDKDRDRAGAKDRDNDRDDATATRSSRKGKARGEVTLFLDEPAEIFFKNKSLGRAPLVKHSLPVGQAELVLVGEDKKRRVLAVPVEAGKPVRLNLKLRELPGR
- a CDS encoding tenascin-X codes for the protein MARMRTVGSGGRMALAMALAALVAFGSACREEPPLTGARSLLRVSQEAVAFPASYPRVERVVEVRVVNAGRTTLDVEWTALAAPFAADGLPTRMAPGEVPVRLSYRPEATGVLTATLVGRAPGGGEVRVELRGEANPYPDCPTPVACHTSTFDVATEKCVETQAPDGAACDPGNACIQDATCAAGRCKGAERVCDDGNACTTDVCNPLDGCTSVPAPPCPGDGKCQVGACDPKVGCTLAKAPDGTFCGPERGCDAADVCLDGTCQRRDPPDNFTCAPASPCQAPGKCKGSVCERPAATALTPDWTYDAASNGESLHDLLVGPTGDVTLVGFFVPALLDAAGPVPVRASVSGRRCMLWNDRLLCMDLPLSGQVSLLDRVTGSPRWTFDLTTARPDFTQGLTTVFMARLGVMQPDRLAALFEAYPAGTSRDTLCRQYFLVVLDAFGGMVSAQALQDPLLAECNHPHPYGVASDAAGDLYLAFGPTQNVGAPLYPGAPTLLMAFSQDGVPRWRKTEAFAAGELAIVNGVLLNERSTQALRTQDGQAVGSQTFPRTLGRAVATSGHVIPSPSEDDTAGGWTLEGYALPELTPSWTHGFQGWPGPVAPEVRLASWATWPGQPPETVVVGTGMSAAGPVLFAVSAKDGSEVFQCPVPNAATPAQFLELGPDSIVMMDGAETCGDCDPPYAYSQGRFRRFPIPGLKPAEEPWPGTFGGPGHDHHEDPVRGR
- a CDS encoding DUF429 domain-containing protein, with translation MTDARRFVGWDLTDPFARAPRPVDEAVVDGNGRVRFSQRVWPPARAGHGLDPEALAEAFAVGPGDVVVVDGPQALANPGAKVRDAEARLRAPGRTPDVLPLPGAPFAGFVRGSVLLFAALRTHARVPMLDLDTPSLSHARLFEAFPGATWRALAVEKLGAKSTPEGRARRQALLEASGLRFEDAGTCTHDQLDAALCAWLGWLTRTRPEHVIAVGLPLTHDADGTLREGCILDLSPRR
- a CDS encoding aldo/keto reductase, with protein sequence MHYRPLGRTGLFVSELCFGAMTFGGEGYWKNIGQQGQAEADALVGRCLDAGINFFDTANVYSYGQSEELLGKALAPKRSQVVLATKVRGRMGPGQNETGLSRYHLFDSVHASLKRLGTDHIDLLQIHGYDVATPLEETLRALDDLVRQGKVRYLGASNLAAWQLMKALGISDHRGLSRFESLQAYYSIAGRDLERELVPLMKDQGVGLMVWSPLAGGFLSGKYRRDAEGPEGARRTTFDFPPVDRERAYNAIDVMDEVAKETGTSVARVALAWLLHQPHVTTVILGAKTQAQLEDNLAASELRLGAEQLAKLDAVSRLPPEYPGWMVERQNADRLPPAR
- a CDS encoding head GIN domain-containing protein; translation: MRMSSLSLLAACCLATTACTAHAEDAVKPSQGSGETRQVEDFHGVSVGHGMHAEVKVGPKSVRLEGSPENLSRIKLEVEDGILTTNVERKGWSRLNGTVRLIVSSPRIDHVEASGGSHMNAEVTASDEFDAEASGGAVLRVSGVDAKNVEAESSGGSEITLSGRATHLDAEASGGAQVHAQKLQGLSALQVEASGGSIVEADAPASVSGDASGGSIIRLSKRPQNANVEVSGGSRLDASN